One stretch of Paenibacillus sp. FSL R5-0341 DNA includes these proteins:
- a CDS encoding PilZ domain-containing protein: MSINNRKEPFRYTLKEPISFEIYILSINGVNAPPKPIQAELCDISRSGCQLSFPLSLPVENNDIRIGMNMLLFEDPLYMEGTLRWGQEKNTSWHYGVQLEMQDGNQDRLSREMRMLAGQGKIIVK, from the coding sequence ATGTCAATTAACAATAGAAAAGAACCCTTTCGCTACACATTGAAGGAACCGATCAGCTTTGAGATCTATATTCTCAGTATCAACGGAGTCAATGCACCACCCAAGCCCATTCAGGCCGAGCTGTGTGATATCAGTCGATCCGGCTGTCAGCTGTCATTTCCGCTGTCCCTTCCTGTAGAGAACAACGATATCCGAATTGGAATGAATATGTTGCTCTTTGAAGACCCTCTATATATGGAAGGCACTCTCCGCTGGGGTCAAGAAAAAAACACCTCATGGCACTATGGTGTTCAACTCGAAATGCAGGATGGGAACCAGGATCGTCTCTCCCGAGAGATGCGAATGCTTGCAGGGCAAGGAAAAATTATTGTGAAATAG
- a CDS encoding DUF6386 family protein, with product MRRTFQMVTDTATMCLYDLATLKHRVEDTSDWWSIPEDELAEVNAGHCLFLNLGADGVYEVEWSLEDVEGDPERVAERGKVYHLQVPSGHVYLGAADDVSGGELEPDETCEGVLFQLKPGNYACIVSREASRIAIVMTPSIQGNNTLDELIRM from the coding sequence ATGCGAAGAACATTTCAAATGGTTACAGATACGGCAACAATGTGCTTGTATGATCTGGCGACGTTAAAGCATCGTGTCGAGGATACTTCGGACTGGTGGTCCATTCCGGAGGATGAGCTGGCTGAGGTGAATGCAGGCCATTGTCTGTTCCTGAATCTGGGTGCGGATGGAGTGTATGAGGTGGAATGGAGTTTGGAGGATGTAGAGGGAGATCCAGAACGTGTAGCAGAACGTGGAAAAGTATATCATTTGCAAGTTCCGTCTGGACACGTCTATCTGGGAGCAGCAGATGATGTGAGTGGCGGTGAATTGGAGCCGGATGAGACGTGTGAAGGGGTTCTGTTTCAGTTAAAGCCCGGAAATTATGCGTGTATCGTCTCCAGAGAAGCCAGTCGGATCGCGATTGTCATGACACCAAGTATACAGGGAAATAACACCTTGGATGAATTAATTCGGATGTAG